One stretch of Muribaculum intestinale DNA includes these proteins:
- a CDS encoding helix-turn-helix transcriptional regulator, with amino-acid sequence MKLNLFDLLQASALDPDSPNILLNVHLSDLHQLVVDTIEATRERLLPLYMEAEQDRSITKKEVAERLGVCETTVYNMTKDGRLHPFKVNGSTRYSLREVNSIINPSNDD; translated from the coding sequence ATGAAATTGAATCTTTTCGACCTCCTTCAGGCGTCGGCACTCGACCCTGACTCTCCAAATATCCTCCTCAACGTCCACCTCTCTGACCTTCATCAGCTTGTGGTGGACACAATCGAAGCCACCCGCGAGCGTCTGCTCCCCCTCTACATGGAAGCGGAGCAGGACAGGTCAATCACCAAGAAAGAGGTTGCCGAGCGGCTCGGTGTCTGCGAGACCACGGTCTATAACATGACCAAAGACGGTAGACTACACCCATTCAAGGTGAACGGAAGCACCCGCTACAGCTTGCGGGAAGTTAACTCTATTATCAACCCCTCTAACGATGACTGA
- a CDS encoding primase-helicase family protein has product MEDVTVIPPADDRFERIGTTYYKIVRQPNAAGQLIERSIPWTIEAIRQDYGKDFLANVPKYDGFCCVPSHLDYQPVVGSFKNKYSPLSHIPAEGEWPCIESLVRHIFGEQYDLGLDYLQILYTMPLQKLPILLLVSEERNTGKSTFLNFLKLLFEANVTFNTNENFRSQFNDDWNGKLVIVVDEVLLNKREDSERLKNLSTTYNYKMEAKGRDREEVSFFAKFVLCSNNEYLPVVIDPGETRYWVRKVPRLTTDDTTFLEKIRYEIPAFLHALTYRRLITAEESRMWFNPALLDTEALQRIIRANRNRVELELAELLTEIMDSRKIDEVDFCFNDILSLFGYRQVKADRSQLRKVVQDCWKLRPASNSFCYTTYTVGMFLNEETYVETRRCGRYYTVTRQMLENL; this is encoded by the coding sequence ATGGAAGACGTAACAGTTATACCTCCCGCCGATGACCGCTTTGAGCGCATCGGCACCACCTACTACAAGATTGTCCGACAGCCAAACGCCGCCGGACAACTCATCGAGCGCAGCATACCGTGGACCATCGAGGCTATCCGTCAGGACTACGGCAAGGACTTTCTCGCCAACGTGCCAAAATACGACGGTTTCTGCTGTGTTCCCTCTCATCTGGACTACCAGCCGGTAGTCGGCAGTTTCAAGAACAAGTATTCGCCACTCAGCCATATCCCCGCCGAGGGAGAATGGCCGTGCATCGAATCGCTCGTGCGCCACATCTTCGGCGAACAGTACGACCTCGGTCTTGACTACCTGCAAATCCTCTACACCATGCCGTTGCAGAAGCTCCCGATTCTGCTCTTGGTGTCGGAGGAACGCAACACAGGAAAATCCACCTTCCTCAATTTCCTAAAACTACTCTTTGAGGCTAATGTCACGTTCAACACCAACGAGAACTTCCGTAGCCAGTTCAACGATGATTGGAACGGCAAGCTGGTAATCGTAGTGGACGAGGTGCTTCTCAACAAGCGCGAGGACTCCGAGCGTCTGAAAAACCTCAGCACCACCTATAACTACAAGATGGAGGCCAAAGGGCGCGACCGCGAGGAGGTGAGTTTCTTCGCCAAGTTCGTGCTGTGCTCCAACAACGAGTATCTTCCCGTGGTCATTGACCCCGGCGAGACACGCTACTGGGTGCGGAAGGTTCCGAGGCTCACCACCGACGACACCACGTTTCTGGAGAAAATCCGCTACGAGATACCAGCATTTCTCCATGCCCTGACCTATCGGCGGCTGATAACCGCCGAGGAAAGCCGCATGTGGTTCAATCCCGCACTGCTCGACACCGAGGCATTGCAGAGAATCATCCGCGCCAACCGCAACCGTGTGGAGCTGGAGCTTGCCGAGCTGCTAACCGAGATAATGGACTCGCGCAAAATCGACGAGGTAGACTTCTGCTTCAACGACATCCTGAGCCTATTCGGCTACCGTCAGGTCAAGGCTGACCGTAGCCAGCTCCGAAAGGTGGTGCAGGACTGCTGGAAGCTCAGACCAGCCTCCAACTCGTTCTGCTATACGACCTACACCGTCGGTATGTTCCTCAACGAAGAAACATACGTCGAGACACGCCGATGCGGACGGTACTACACCGTCACCCGGCAGATGTTAGAGAATTTATAA
- a CDS encoding DUF3408 domain-containing protein: MAKSNPDRFAEPTIIGTESEARQYVNRAGATQTAPKSESRTTKKFDAEEFLRQEEENSKAEAEQLRRTEILMNEYSLPWNVDDGKPPFPGMELNPCAVRWEPVNLEEFIREHGEEFKKFKIAMQTNQSGNRDSDQSEPQRGKASGTRKPKDMVEQEHQCTGTTVIPPKKAKSSSKNEAEERPEAMPKDIPPSDSESEHKTVSEDLTTGKQSDIPVEAEQAEPVEQSKESRVSAKMVDADFDALRHAYLRIVSLGEKKPVFLPLELRDSLEKLARVSGVPNLAPSHIVINILKAFFDDNRELINRKLSGEKLRI; the protein is encoded by the coding sequence ATGGCTAAATCAAATCCAGATAGGTTTGCCGAGCCTACGATTATCGGCACAGAGTCCGAGGCGCGTCAATACGTCAATCGGGCGGGTGCGACTCAGACTGCGCCCAAGAGTGAGTCAAGAACAACTAAGAAGTTCGATGCCGAGGAATTTCTCCGACAAGAAGAGGAAAATTCCAAAGCAGAGGCAGAACAACTCAGAAGAACTGAGATTCTCATGAACGAATACTCATTACCGTGGAACGTCGATGATGGCAAGCCTCCGTTTCCCGGTATGGAATTAAATCCTTGTGCGGTCAGATGGGAACCAGTAAATCTCGAAGAGTTCATCCGCGAGCATGGCGAGGAATTCAAGAAATTCAAAATTGCCATGCAGACTAATCAGTCAGGCAATCGCGACTCTGACCAATCAGAGCCTCAGCGAGGCAAGGCATCAGGGACTCGAAAGCCGAAAGATATGGTTGAACAGGAACACCAGTGTACCGGTACAACGGTTATACCGCCGAAAAAAGCAAAGTCATCTTCAAAAAACGAAGCGGAGGAGAGACCGGAGGCTATGCCGAAAGATATACCTCCAAGCGACTCTGAGAGCGAACACAAGACCGTATCCGAGGATTTGACAACCGGAAAACAGTCTGACATCCCGGTAGAGGCTGAGCAAGCTGAACCCGTGGAACAGTCAAAGGAATCGCGCGTCAGTGCCAAAATGGTGGATGCCGATTTCGATGCGTTAAGACACGCCTATCTCCGCATAGTCAGCCTCGGCGAGAAGAAACCGGTGTTTCTTCCTCTCGAACTTCGCGACTCTCTGGAGAAACTCGCACGGGTGAGTGGTGTACCGAATCTCGCACCGTCACATATCGTCATCAACATTCTCAAAGCGTTCTTTGACGATAACCGCGAACTTATCAACCGCAAACTCTCAGGTGAGAAATTAAGAATCTGA
- a CDS encoding plasmid mobilization protein: MKPKSPTRKSNLKAGHRNGRPALPEEERQSYVRHTRYNEAENTLLLANVKRTGMKNVSEYIRSVTLNPHIVPRLDESEMRIARNLSGMSNNFNQLLRLCHQRGLDAMARDVQYYLNRFRELFAKLSS, encoded by the coding sequence ATGAAACCGAAATCCCCGACCCGCAAATCGAATCTCAAGGCAGGACACCGCAACGGCCGTCCCGCCTTGCCGGAAGAAGAACGTCAGTCCTACGTCCGGCACACGCGATACAACGAGGCTGAAAACACCCTCCTGCTTGCCAATGTCAAGCGTACAGGAATGAAAAATGTCAGCGAATATATCCGCTCGGTGACGCTCAATCCTCACATTGTTCCACGACTCGATGAGTCAGAAATGAGAATCGCCCGCAATCTCTCCGGCATGAGCAACAATTTCAATCAGCTTCTGCGTCTCTGCCATCAGCGCGGACTCGACGCCATGGCCCGCGATGTGCAATACTACCTCAATCGTTTCCGCGAACTTTTCGCAAAATTAAGTTCTTAA
- a CDS encoding relaxase/mobilization nuclease domain-containing protein produces MIAYIISGSGFGGCVDYVTRSKLEEKLHKEQSKGLKADERKYESNKGEDIIDHLSKDWKLLSSSGEIRIYEGRKAMADDIARPSRQRKPIKDPVGHISLDFHPDDASKMTDELMTEVAQEYMRQMGLTNTPYIVVRHFDKAHPHCHIVFSRVDYDGKILTQTTNFKKNERVCKALNLKHRLTQGKSKLNTDVSKLRGKDKIRYPLVHNIAGVYIRPEIQDWNSFLIALKRQGITVKEKTGQSGKTNLYYCTGRHEFWYKKLDPFFSRENLELKFKARREKQQAVTPDPKSIQQPVREPAPKRAPQTSEITRPSVAPKPQEQLKPIVIPPLPDGYMGARIAPHELARYQKGDAVCAYICKPDEIVGKHYWIWYDFKTAQPRCEPTPPPADRYIPEAFKRQMTASQSAFVNNSQRAGITLSSPSFVGAPIQDEGFAHGSALTDDFKLWLSRHPGLTIEEALHRYREEQKTKQRRNRPKF; encoded by the coding sequence ATGATAGCATATATAATAAGCGGCTCAGGCTTTGGCGGATGTGTCGATTATGTCACCCGCAGCAAGCTCGAAGAGAAGCTCCATAAGGAGCAGTCGAAAGGGCTGAAAGCCGATGAAAGAAAATATGAGAGCAACAAAGGTGAGGATATAATCGACCATCTTTCCAAAGACTGGAAACTCCTGTCTTCCTCCGGCGAAATAAGGATATATGAAGGCCGCAAGGCTATGGCTGACGACATCGCCCGACCGTCACGACAACGTAAGCCTATAAAAGACCCGGTCGGTCATATATCCCTCGACTTTCACCCAGACGATGCTTCTAAGATGACGGACGAACTTATGACCGAGGTGGCGCAGGAATATATGAGGCAGATGGGGCTGACCAATACCCCGTACATAGTGGTACGACATTTTGACAAGGCGCATCCGCACTGTCATATCGTTTTCAGCAGAGTTGACTATGACGGAAAGATTCTGACGCAGACCACCAACTTCAAAAAGAATGAGCGCGTCTGCAAGGCTCTCAATCTGAAACACCGTCTCACGCAGGGCAAGAGCAAACTTAATACAGATGTTTCAAAACTGCGGGGAAAAGATAAAATCCGTTACCCGCTTGTTCACAATATAGCCGGAGTGTACATCCGTCCGGAGATTCAGGACTGGAACTCGTTTCTCATTGCTCTTAAGCGGCAGGGTATAACAGTCAAGGAAAAGACCGGCCAATCAGGGAAAACGAACCTGTATTACTGCACTGGCAGACATGAATTCTGGTACAAGAAACTCGATCCCTTTTTCAGCCGTGAGAATCTTGAATTGAAATTCAAGGCTCGTCGAGAGAAACAGCAAGCGGTAACGCCCGACCCCAAAAGCATTCAGCAACCTGTCCGGGAACCGGCACCAAAGCGTGCGCCTCAAACTTCCGAGATCACACGTCCATCTGTTGCACCAAAGCCACAAGAGCAACTGAAACCGATTGTCATACCGCCATTGCCTGATGGGTATATGGGAGCGCGGATTGCTCCTCACGAACTTGCCCGTTACCAAAAAGGCGATGCCGTCTGCGCCTACATCTGCAAGCCAGATGAGATTGTCGGCAAACATTACTGGATATGGTATGATTTCAAGACCGCCCAGCCACGATGTGAGCCTACGCCGCCACCCGCAGACCGTTATATCCCCGAGGCTTTCAAGCGGCAGATGACAGCCTCTCAGTCTGCCTTCGTCAACAACTCACAAAGAGCCGGAATTACATTGTCATCTCCGTCTTTCGTAGGGGCTCCGATTCAGGACGAAGGCTTTGCACATGGTTCGGCACTTACCGATGATTTCAAATTGTGGTTAAGCCGCCATCCCGGCCTGACTATTGAAGAGGCTCTTCACCGCTACCGCGAAGAACAGAAGACAAAGCAACGCAGAAACAGACCCAAATTTTAG